Proteins from a genomic interval of Colletotrichum higginsianum IMI 349063 chromosome 6, whole genome shotgun sequence:
- a CDS encoding Voltage-dependent potassium channel beta subunit yields MSKPEDLPPMEYRFLGRSGLQVSAISLGGWLTYGGHVDAEGTFECMKAAYDSGVNFFDTAEGYANGESEIVMGQAIKKYGWKRNDLVISTKIYWGGAFGDNVVNNKGLSRKHVIEAMDACLERLDLKYVDLVYAHRPDRQTPMEETVRAFNHLINTGKALYWGTSEWSADEIAQAWRYADKLNLVGPVMEQPSYSMLDRKKVEHEFFHLYREVGTGLTVFSPLRQGILSGKYKNGIPEDSRFGSENIGFIKDFWKRENAKKQFQDLVDKANKIEPIAEKLGIKMATLALAWVLKNKNVSSAIIGASSPAQVYENIRAIGAQELLTPEILKEIDEALDNKPDAITPRF; encoded by the exons ATGTCTAAGCCTGAGGATCTTCCCCCTATGGAGTACCGCTTTCTGGGCCGCTCTGGTCTTCAGGTCAGCGCCATCAGCTTGGGAGGCT GGTTGACATATGGAggccacgtcgacgccg AGGGCACTTTCGAGTGCATGAAGGCCGCCTACGACTCCGGTGTGAACTTCTTTGATACCGCTGAGGGCTACGCCAACGGCGAGAGCGAGATTG TCATGGGccaggccatcaagaagTATGGCTGGAAGCGTAATGATCTCGTCATTTCCACAAAG ATTTACTGGGGTGGTGCTTTCGGCGACAACGTCGTAAACAACAAGGGCCTGTCCCGTAAGCACGTCATCGAGGCTATGGACGCTTGTCTTGAGCGTCTTGACCTCAAGTACGTCGATCTCGTCTACGCCCACCG CCCTGATCGCCAGACCCCCATGGAGGAGACGGTACGCGCCTTCAACCACCTTATCAACACTGGTAAGGCCCTGTACTGGGGAACATCGGAGTGGAGCGCCGATGAGATCGCCCAGGCCTGGCGCTACGCCGATAAGCTGAACCTGGTCGGCCCCGTCATGGAGCAACCCTCGTACAGCATGCTGGACCGCAAGAAGGTCGAGCACGAGTTCTTCCACCTCTACCGCGAGGTCGGCACCGGCCTGACCGTTTTCTCCCCGCTGCGCCAGGGCATCCTCTCTGGCAAGTACAAGAACGGCATCCCCGAGGACTCGCGCTTCGGATCCGAGAACATTGGATTCATCAAGGACTTCTGGAAGCGCGAGAACGCCAAGAAGCAATTCCAGGATCTTGTTGACAAGGCCAACAAGATTGAGCCCATtgccgagaagctcggcaTCAAGATGGCCACGCTGGCGCTCGCATGGGTTCTGAAGAACAAGAACGTCAGCTCGGCCATTATTGGCGCGAGTAGTCCCGCGCAGGTGTACGAGAACATCCGCGCCATTGGCGCGCAGGAATTGTTGACACCTGAGATCCTCAAGGAGATtgacgaagccctcgacaACAAGCCTGATGCCATCACCCCCAGATTCTAA